GCTAACCTCACAAGGTTACTATTTTGAAGTCGTAGGCAACGATGGTATTTACTCTAACAGTAAAGCCAAGCGAATCGAACAAATTGCACATCTCCTAACTAACCTGAATCCAGATACAACGTTCAAAATTGCGGTATCGCTCGCGTCAGCCCGCTTAGAACTTATGGACATCAATTACGTGGACAACTATAACGAGTTATTGGATGATCCAACTAAGCATGTCATGAAGATTATCGCTTTCAGCGAAGAAGGGCCCGCTAAGCTAAAACCCCTTAGTGATGAAATTCTGGCAAAACATTCGTCCCTCAAAATCACATCTTCATCCGCATCAAATATCGAAATCAATAATATTAATGCGCAAAAAGGGATTGCAGTCGAGCGCTATGCGAATATGCTGAATACCCCAATGAGCGATGTCATGGCGATTGGTGATAATAATAATGACGTCTCCATGCTCGAATTAGCTGGCGTAAGTTACGCTATGGGTAATGCCAGTCCCGAAGTCAAACAGCTGGCCCGCTATATCACTGATACAAATGTCAACGATGGTGTCGGCAAAGCAATCTTAGAAGTGCTTGCCAAACAATAGTTTCCGGAAAACGGAGGTTGAAGATGCGTAAATTATATTTCAGCCGCAATAGCTTCGCCCAAGGTGCCCGGATTGTTCGCGATGCGCACAACCAATCTCACTATCTCTTAGTTGGTCGGTGGGGGCGGCGCCAAGACGCGCTCAGTTTATACGCGATCCAAGGTGAGCTACTTGCCGAAATTCGACAAACAACCCTCGGATTGTTGCCAAAATTCGATTTATACTATAACCGTCAAAACGTCGGTTCTATTAGTAAAACGCTGGGCTTCTGGCATGAAATGCTCTATGTTCGCAAGCTTCGCTGGATTATCATGGGAAGCTTGAGTGCCGAAAACTACCGCGTTTATCATGGTACTGAATTAATCATGACGATGCGACCAGTTGTCACCACTAACGGTGAAGCATTTGAATTAGCAATTACTGATCAATCCACAGAACCACTGTGTATTTGCATTGCGGCGATCCTGGATCACTGGCAAAAGCCGACCAACCGCGCGCGGACACCAGTTGCGAAAAAGGGACTCAATGTTAGCTTTGGTGAAAGTAATTATACATTGACACCCCGTAATAAGGTGCCCCAACACTAAATAGAACTAGCCATAAAACAACGGCCACCCCTGTTTCGGGATGACCGTTGTTTTTAGTTAAGTTGGCATAACTAGTTTGCCAGCTTAACACCCTATCAAAGTTGACGTGCCGATCAAGTTGCCCATATCACGGTATTCACTAGTTAATCGTCCTCAGAGCAACACCGCTTCATCTGCTATGCAAGCACGTTACTACAGAATAGGCGCGCCAAGAATTAAACCAATTCTTAGCGCGCCTATTTTACGGGTTATTTTATTATGACCAGCCGATACTTAAACGTTGATCACTTTTTGTAAGAAATCTTGTAACCGGGGACTTTGTGGGTGTTCGAATACATCCTCAGGCTTCCCCGTTTCTTGAATCAACCCATCCGCCATAAAGACGACCCGGTCGGCCACTTCCTTGGCAAAGCCCATTTCGTGCGTGACCACAATCATCGTCATACCATCTGCGGCTAATTTCTTCATAACATCCAACACATCCCCGACCATTTCGGGATCCAGTGCTGAAGTTGGTTCATCAAACAACATGATTTTCGGATGCATGGCTAGCGCTCGAGCGATGGCCACCCGCTGCTTTTGCCCACCAGACAAGGACTTAGGCATGGCATCCGCCTTATCGGACAAGCCGACCGTAGCAAGTAAGTCACGCGCCGTTTTCTCAGCTTCCTGTTGACTTTCCTTTTTGAGTTGAGTCGGTGCTAAGGTAATATTTTGTAACACTGATAGGTGTGGAAATAAGTTAAAGTGTTGGAACACCATCCCAATATTTTCACGGACCAAATTAATGTTAGTCCCCTTGTCAGAAAGATCGTAACCGCTAATGACAACTTGCCCTTGTGTTGGAACTTCCAAGTCATTTAAGCAGCGTAAAAACGTACTCTTACCAGAACCAGATGGTCCAATCATGCAGACTACTTCGTTATCTTGAACTTCAAGGTTTAACCCTTTCAAGACTTCGTTATCGCCGTAGCTTTTATGCAAATCTTTGACAATTACTTTCGCCATGCTTAGTTAATCCTCCTTTGAACCCAGTTAGATAACCATGTTAATAACGTAATGATAATCAGATAAATAATCGCAATCATTAACCAAATCTTAAAGCCTTCGAAGTTCCGGGCAATAATCAACGTCCCAGTTTGGGTTAATTCAACGATCCCAATAACGGATAGAATTGACGTATCCTTCAGCGTGATAATAAATTGGTTAATGAACGACGGAATCATGATTCGAATTCCTTGGGGCATAATAACCTTGCGCATAGCCGTCCAGTATGGCAACCCGAGTGAACGGGCCGCCTCCATTTGACCATCGTCGACCGCGGCAAAGCCCCCCTTAACAAAGGCTCCGGTATAGGCCCCTTCGTTAAGCATCAACGTAATCATCCCAGCAACGAACGCGGGAATCTTAAAGCCGTGCCCAATCAGGTCTGGGAACCCAATGTAAATAAAGAAGGCCAACACCATCAATGGCATCCCACGGAAAATATAAATAATCGTACTGGAGATGGCCGGACCAAGTTTACCCGGCATAACGCCTAAGACCCCAAGAATCAGTCCGAGGATCGTCGCTAAAATAATTGAAATAACCGTTAATTCCAAGGTCATCCATAACCCTGAGCCAATCGTATCCAAGTTTTGGGTGAACAAGCCAATAAAGGTCCGACTGCTTGCGTCTTCACCCGTTAAGGATGCTTCACTAGACTTCAAGTACTTGTTAATGATCTTTTTGTAAGTACCATCCGCTTTAATCGCTTTGAGACCCGCGTTAAATTTCTTTAACAGTTCCGCGTTTTTACCTTTTTTAACTGCGAAACCATAGTCGCCGGCCTCGTGTTGCTTGGAAACAATCTTCAACGCGATGCCATTCTTGATTCCGTATGACATCACGGGATAGTCTTCAAAACAAGCAGCCGAGTTGCCGACCTTAACATCGTTATACATGTTATTCGAGTCATTGAAATACTTGATTTTGAAGCCGTACTTGCTCTGAATCGACTTCGCATAGGTTGCACCAGCTGTCCCCGTTTTAAGGGCCACGGTCTTACCTTTCAAATCTTTAAACGTTTTGACCTTGCTATCTTTAGCCACAGCCATGACCACCCCGGAAGTATAGTAAGCGTCTGAAAAATCAAACGTCTGCTTCCGTTCAGCCGTAATATTCATTCCGGCAATTACCCCATCAACTTGGTTCGCACTAAGCTGCTGAACAGCGGCACCGAAACTAAGCGCTTTTAATTTATAATTGAAATTTTCTTTTTTGGCAATTGCCTTCAAAATATCGATATCAATTCCCTTATACTTACCACCCTTGACCTGAAATTCGAACGGCGCAAAGGTTGTATCCGTCGCAATCGTATACGTCTTAGCCTGGGCCTGGGTACCAATCGCAAACCAGCTTCCCAACGCTGCTAACAACATGACAACTGCAACTTGCCACTTTCTCATCGACGAGACCTCCTCAAATAGTTTACCGGAACGGTATGTCATAAAATATAACATAATTCATGTCTCGCGACCAATTCAATTTTTTATACTTTTTTAATTTAGCTTTAATGATGTCGCTATCATCAGCTGTTTACTTAATAAAATAAAGTAAATAGTCATTTCTAGCAAAGATTCTGATGAAAGTACCCCCTTTTTATGTTTTAAAATTTTGTTCAAGCATTAATCACTGCTTAACTGAATACTTGACACTAGATTCATCAACCCGCGCAACCAGCCGTTAAGTCCAAACAGCAGCAGTTAACAAAACGGACCAATTCAAAATGAATCGGTCCGTTGCAAGAAATCG
This Lactiplantibacillus plantarum DNA region includes the following protein-coding sequences:
- a CDS encoding Cof-type HAD-IIB family hydrolase, which translates into the protein MISIIASDMDGTLLNNEMVVSDFNANAIRQAQQQGVHFIVSTGRRFSEAQPLLAAQGITAPLITLNGAEVYDASGKMLDMVPITNSVARTVFHTLTSQGYYFEVVGNDGIYSNSKAKRIEQIAHLLTNLNPDTTFKIAVSLASARLELMDINYVDNYNELLDDPTKHVMKIIAFSEEGPAKLKPLSDEILAKHSSLKITSSSASNIEINNINAQKGIAVERYANMLNTPMSDVMAIGDNNNDVSMLELAGVSYAMGNASPEVKQLARYITDTNVNDGVGKAILEVLAKQ
- a CDS encoding amino acid ABC transporter substrate-binding protein/permease → MRKWQVAVVMLLAALGSWFAIGTQAQAKTYTIATDTTFAPFEFQVKGGKYKGIDIDILKAIAKKENFNYKLKALSFGAAVQQLSANQVDGVIAGMNITAERKQTFDFSDAYYTSGVVMAVAKDSKVKTFKDLKGKTVALKTGTAGATYAKSIQSKYGFKIKYFNDSNNMYNDVKVGNSAACFEDYPVMSYGIKNGIALKIVSKQHEAGDYGFAVKKGKNAELLKKFNAGLKAIKADGTYKKIINKYLKSSEASLTGEDASSRTFIGLFTQNLDTIGSGLWMTLELTVISIILATILGLILGVLGVMPGKLGPAISSTIIYIFRGMPLMVLAFFIYIGFPDLIGHGFKIPAFVAGMITLMLNEGAYTGAFVKGGFAAVDDGQMEAARSLGLPYWTAMRKVIMPQGIRIMIPSFINQFIITLKDTSILSVIGIVELTQTGTLIIARNFEGFKIWLMIAIIYLIIITLLTWLSNWVQRRIN
- a CDS encoding amino acid ABC transporter ATP-binding protein; this translates as MAKVIVKDLHKSYGDNEVLKGLNLEVQDNEVVCMIGPSGSGKSTFLRCLNDLEVPTQGQVVISGYDLSDKGTNINLVRENIGMVFQHFNLFPHLSVLQNITLAPTQLKKESQQEAEKTARDLLATVGLSDKADAMPKSLSGGQKQRVAIARALAMHPKIMLFDEPTSALDPEMVGDVLDVMKKLAADGMTMIVVTHEMGFAKEVADRVVFMADGLIQETGKPEDVFEHPQSPRLQDFLQKVINV
- a CDS encoding LURP-one-related/scramblase family protein: MRKLYFSRNSFAQGARIVRDAHNQSHYLLVGRWGRRQDALSLYAIQGELLAEIRQTTLGLLPKFDLYYNRQNVGSISKTLGFWHEMLYVRKLRWIIMGSLSAENYRVYHGTELIMTMRPVVTTNGEAFELAITDQSTEPLCICIAAILDHWQKPTNRARTPVAKKGLNVSFGESNYTLTPRNKVPQH